In Caldicellulosiruptor obsidiansis OB47, a single window of DNA contains:
- a CDS encoding type II toxin-antitoxin system PemK/MazF family toxin — MYRQGDILLIPIPFSDLTSNKKRPVLVLSNDDYNNRTEDILVAAITSNLTAKDYIVMLTNHDLAEGTLKVDSCVRVDKIYTLSQSIVINKFGSVKKHIIERVKEKLYELI; from the coding sequence ATGTATAGACAAGGCGATATTTTATTAATTCCCATACCTTTCAGTGATTTGACATCGAATAAAAAACGTCCTGTTCTTGTTTTATCTAATGATGATTACAACAACAGAACAGAAGATATATTAGTTGCAGCTATTACTTCAAACCTAACAGCAAAAGATTATATTGTTATGTTGACAAATCATGACCTTGCTGAAGGGACTCTTAAGGTGGACTCTTGTGTAAGAGTGGACAAAATCTATACTTTATCGCAAAGTATTGTAATAAATAAGTTTGGTTCAGTGAAAAAACACATTATTGAGAGAGTTAAAGAAAAACTCTATGAGTTAATCTAA
- a CDS encoding DUF2281 domain-containing protein, with protein sequence MKVNKNLLLELIEEIPESQLEEVIDFILFLKHRQDKKLLSDLVSASESSIDFWNNDIDDEVWNNV encoded by the coding sequence GTGAAAGTAAATAAAAATCTTTTATTAGAGCTAATTGAGGAAATCCCGGAAAGTCAACTTGAAGAAGTTATTGACTTTATTTTGTTTTTAAAACATAGGCAAGATAAAAAGTTATTAAGTGATTTGGTGTCCGCCAGTGAGAGTAGTATAGATTTTTGGAATAATGATATTGACGATGAGGTATGGAACAATGTATAG
- the smpB gene encoding SsrA-binding protein SmpB, whose protein sequence is MSEKNKQNDIKVIATNRKAYHDYFIEETIEAGIELKGTEVKSVRLGHVNLKDSFARVEDGEVFLYNMHISPYEKGNIFNVDPMRDRKLLLHKHEINRLAGYVQQKGYTLIPLKIYLKRGKIKVELAVAKGKKLYDKREAIAKRDAELEIKKKMKEYLR, encoded by the coding sequence ATGTCTGAAAAGAATAAACAGAATGACATAAAAGTCATAGCAACAAACCGCAAAGCTTATCACGACTATTTTATTGAAGAGACAATCGAAGCAGGAATTGAGCTAAAAGGCACAGAAGTAAAGTCGGTGCGGCTTGGTCATGTTAACCTCAAAGACAGTTTTGCAAGAGTAGAAGATGGTGAAGTTTTTCTTTACAACATGCATATAAGCCCATATGAAAAAGGCAACATCTTTAACGTTGACCCAATGAGAGATAGAAAACTACTTTTGCACAAACATGAAATCAACAGGCTTGCAGGTTATGTACAGCAAAAAGGTTACACTTTAATCCCATTGAAGATTTACCTCAAAAGAGGTAAAATAAAAGTAGAGCTTGCAGTTGCAAAAGGTAAAAAACTGTATGATAAGCGTGAAGCAATAGCAAAAAGAGATGCTGAGCTTGAGATTAAAAAGAAAATGAAAGAGTATTTAAGATGA
- a CDS encoding SNF2-related protein, whose amino-acid sequence MSIELNYQTIVQFLTDSQLAQLAKNRKAFEKGISLARKVEKEDIQYDQEENAIFGKVEDGKNEYWVFVDFDLPSYMTQDFFGNIKIENIIISAACTCSLENIDLESEEDIDIEDLVLFDDFCRHIIAVLKSFADGKYILNSLNKMQETLLQMLEQKLNEAIEKERKQNSRIYQFFASNFEENYIKFSLDNLSIKSPNIFLEKYFGYSTNDLVTLKLKVKTLDLKRDYVVSNIPEFLKAYEQKQPFQFGKNFVYNPTYHFFGEKDKKFLNALLKYLNFLDLETEKNTIYLPVKIANEIIEILDNEEIFISFDYFVANYYDAQKVKVDLCTKVKPKILFKLEDNQVKLYSDLIDTANKKFLYSDGSYFVSGDTLYKLSPEQKIFSSIIKKMAEANRVFNFFKVEYVNFFTLNKEDFCEFMNKYYLFLNEHFELEIDPDLKKLILEDYIIKPKLYLEFENERFVARISGMNEIFDIISKTKKVPLFDYFGLFEIQSILFAYRFNEIESDQEFCYECVDPDLFMEFLAEGIPQIQNITDVYYSEDFKKLKIKKDVKIIPCLKYSKHSIDFWLESDDLDSSELKNILDAIKKKKKYYKLKDGSILILESPNIKRFVSFIESASDIGQVIKEKAELSLQEAVAVTKLLEESGIQANGVESIKNIVEKIENIREIDIEIPVELQGVLRDYQKLGIKWLSSLFENELGGILADDMGLGKTLQVLGFILANKQKIKKPVLAIVPTSLIYNWKQEIEKFAPGLKTLIIDSTPAKRKKAIEKIPEYDIVITSYALLRKDIEFYKDIDFSVCILDEAQYIKNPHSQIKLAVKEICADAKFALTGTPIENNLIELWSIFDFILPGYLGGAEKFVERFAMLIYSGNNNALEKLKKLIKPFVLRRVKQDVLNELPELIETNIQVAMSPEQEKIYKQFLVSAKKEIEKEIDSAGFEKSQIKIFSLLTRLRQICCHPKLVFEDYKGSSGKMEALKEILQDCLESGHRVIIYSQWTSMLSIIKKMLDKEKILYFYLDGATKAEDRVEMVNRFNSGEKNVFLLSLKAGGFGLNITGADVVIHFDAWWNPAVENQATARSHRLGQKNVVQSFKIIAKNSIEEKILALQQKKKDLFDSLIEASQSFIGKLTKEEIMELLE is encoded by the coding sequence GTGTCAATAGAACTTAATTATCAAACAATTGTGCAGTTTTTAACAGACAGTCAACTTGCTCAACTTGCAAAAAATAGAAAAGCTTTTGAAAAAGGAATATCTCTTGCTCGAAAGGTAGAAAAAGAAGATATTCAATATGACCAAGAAGAAAATGCAATATTCGGCAAAGTAGAAGATGGTAAAAATGAATATTGGGTTTTTGTTGATTTTGATTTGCCTTCATATATGACTCAGGACTTTTTTGGTAATATCAAAATTGAAAATATAATCATAAGTGCTGCGTGTACATGCAGTTTGGAAAATATTGATTTAGAATCGGAAGAAGATATTGATATAGAAGATTTAGTTCTGTTCGATGATTTTTGTCGGCATATAATTGCTGTGTTAAAAAGTTTTGCCGATGGTAAATATATTCTCAATAGCCTAAATAAAATGCAAGAAACTTTGCTTCAAATGTTAGAACAAAAATTAAATGAGGCTATTGAGAAGGAAAGAAAACAAAATTCCCGGATTTATCAATTTTTTGCAAGCAATTTTGAAGAAAATTATATAAAGTTTTCACTTGATAATTTATCTATAAAGTCTCCTAACATATTTTTAGAAAAATACTTCGGATATTCTACTAATGATTTAGTAACTTTAAAATTAAAAGTAAAAACTTTAGATTTAAAAAGAGACTATGTGGTTTCAAATATACCAGAATTTTTAAAAGCATACGAACAAAAACAACCATTTCAGTTTGGTAAGAATTTTGTGTACAATCCTACTTATCATTTTTTTGGTGAAAAAGACAAAAAATTTTTGAATGCGCTATTGAAATATTTGAATTTTTTAGATTTAGAAACAGAAAAAAATACTATTTACCTACCTGTAAAGATAGCAAATGAAATAATCGAAATCCTTGACAATGAAGAAATTTTTATATCTTTTGATTATTTTGTGGCAAATTATTATGATGCTCAAAAAGTAAAAGTTGATCTTTGCACTAAAGTAAAACCAAAGATTTTATTTAAACTTGAAGATAATCAGGTAAAACTTTATAGTGATTTAATAGACACTGCCAACAAAAAATTTTTATATAGCGATGGTAGTTATTTTGTCTCAGGTGACACTTTATATAAGCTTTCGCCAGAGCAAAAGATATTTTCTTCAATTATCAAAAAAATGGCTGAAGCAAATAGAGTATTTAACTTTTTCAAAGTTGAATACGTTAATTTTTTTACCCTCAATAAAGAAGACTTTTGTGAGTTCATGAACAAATATTATTTATTTTTAAATGAGCACTTTGAATTAGAAATTGACCCAGACCTCAAAAAATTAATATTAGAAGATTATATTATTAAACCCAAACTATACTTAGAATTTGAAAATGAAAGGTTTGTCGCAAGAATCAGTGGAATGAATGAAATATTTGATATAATATCAAAAACAAAGAAAGTTCCATTGTTTGATTATTTTGGTTTGTTTGAGATACAAAGTATTTTATTTGCTTATAGGTTTAATGAGATAGAGTCTGACCAAGAATTCTGTTATGAATGTGTTGACCCTGATTTGTTTATGGAATTTTTAGCAGAAGGTATTCCACAAATCCAAAATATAACCGATGTTTATTATTCAGAAGATTTTAAGAAGCTTAAAATAAAGAAAGATGTAAAAATTATTCCCTGCTTAAAATATTCAAAACACTCAATTGACTTCTGGCTTGAAAGTGATGATCTTGATAGCTCAGAGCTTAAAAATATTCTTGATGCAATCAAGAAAAAGAAAAAGTATTACAAACTCAAAGATGGCTCAATTTTGATTTTAGAAAGTCCAAATATAAAAAGATTTGTTTCATTTATAGAATCTGCATCCGACATTGGCCAGGTTATAAAAGAAAAAGCTGAGCTTTCTTTACAAGAAGCAGTGGCTGTAACAAAACTTTTAGAAGAAAGCGGAATTCAGGCAAATGGAGTTGAAAGTATAAAAAATATTGTTGAAAAGATAGAAAATATTAGGGAAATTGATATTGAAATCCCAGTTGAGCTTCAAGGTGTGTTAAGAGATTATCAGAAACTTGGAATAAAATGGTTATCTTCTCTATTTGAAAATGAACTTGGTGGAATTTTAGCTGATGATATGGGGCTTGGAAAAACTCTGCAGGTACTTGGCTTTATTCTTGCAAATAAACAAAAAATTAAAAAGCCAGTATTAGCCATTGTACCAACATCACTTATTTATAACTGGAAACAAGAGATTGAAAAATTTGCGCCAGGTCTGAAAACTTTAATTATTGACTCAACACCTGCAAAGCGCAAAAAAGCTATAGAAAAAATACCAGAGTATGATATTGTAATTACATCATATGCACTTTTGAGAAAAGATATAGAATTTTATAAAGACATCGATTTTAGTGTTTGTATCTTAGATGAAGCACAGTACATAAAAAATCCTCATTCACAAATAAAGCTGGCTGTAAAAGAAATCTGTGCAGATGCTAAATTTGCCCTGACAGGTACACCAATTGAAAATAATCTCATTGAACTGTGGTCAATCTTTGATTTTATACTTCCTGGATATTTAGGAGGAGCTGAGAAATTTGTTGAGCGTTTTGCAATGCTAATTTATAGCGGAAACAATAATGCTTTGGAAAAATTAAAAAAGTTGATAAAACCGTTTGTTTTAAGAAGAGTAAAACAAGATGTATTAAATGAACTTCCTGAGCTAATAGAAACAAATATCCAAGTTGCAATGAGCCCTGAACAGGAAAAAATTTACAAGCAATTTTTAGTCTCAGCCAAAAAAGAGATTGAAAAAGAAATAGATTCAGCTGGGTTTGAAAAAAGTCAAATAAAAATATTTTCTTTGCTGACAAGACTAAGACAAATCTGCTGTCATCCAAAGCTTGTATTTGAAGATTACAAAGGAAGCTCTGGTAAGATGGAAGCACTGAAAGAAATTTTACAAGACTGTTTAGAAAGCGGGCACAGGGTAATTATATATTCTCAGTGGACTTCAATGTTATCTATTATCAAGAAAATGCTTGACAAGGAAAAAATTTTATACTTTTATTTAGATGGTGCAACAAAAGCTGAAGACAGAGTTGAAATGGTCAACAGGTTCAACAGTGGAGAGAAAAATGTCTTTTTGCTTTCGCTAAAAGCTGGTGGATTTGGACTCAATATTACTGGCGCAGACGTTGTTATTCACTTTGATGCATGGTGGAACCCTGCAGTTGAAAACCAGGCAACAGCAAGATCACACAGGCTGGGTCAGAAAAATGTTGTTCAGTCATTTAAGATTATAGCCAAAAATTCTATAGAAGAGAAAATACTTGCTCTACAGCAGAAAAAGAAAGACTTATTTGATAGTTTAATCGAAGCAAGTCAATCTTTTATAGGAAAACTCACAAAAGAAGAAATAATGGAGCTTTTGGAATGA
- a CDS encoding aldo/keto reductase, translating into MKYRRLGRTNIEVFPIAFGGIPIQRIDEESAIKVIRRAIELGINLIDTARGYTDSEIKIGKALRGINKTVYLASKSANRTKEGILRDIEISLKNLGVEQIDIYQLHGINDLDTFNKVFAEDGAFWGLVEAKEKGLIRFIAASSHSVDVLEKLINTDKFDVIQLCYNIIETDVEDKIFPLALEKDIGIIAMKPMGGGVIPNPALSLKYVLQKEFVVPDPGIETIEELEENVKVAMHIEPLTEEEKREIERIRKEMGKEFCRRCNYCQPCPQEIPIWVILHADSAMKRLPYQTLKSGWFYDAYRKAKNCIKCGVCITRCPYNLPIPDMIEKKLEIIRVTIGD; encoded by the coding sequence ATGAAGTATAGAAGACTTGGAAGGACAAATATAGAAGTTTTCCCAATAGCATTTGGTGGAATTCCTATTCAAAGAATTGATGAGGAGTCTGCAATAAAAGTAATTCGAAGAGCAATTGAGCTTGGAATTAATTTAATTGATACTGCAAGAGGTTATACTGATAGTGAAATTAAAATTGGTAAGGCTTTGAGAGGCATTAATAAAACAGTCTATTTAGCATCTAAATCGGCAAATAGAACAAAAGAGGGAATCTTAAGGGATATCGAAATAAGTTTGAAAAATCTCGGTGTAGAACAGATTGATATTTACCAGCTTCATGGCATAAATGATTTAGATACATTTAATAAAGTATTTGCTGAAGATGGGGCTTTTTGGGGACTTGTTGAAGCTAAAGAAAAGGGGTTAATAAGATTCATAGCTGCTTCAAGTCATAGTGTAGATGTTCTTGAAAAACTAATTAATACCGATAAATTTGATGTTATTCAACTTTGCTATAATATCATTGAAACAGATGTTGAAGACAAAATTTTCCCATTAGCATTAGAAAAAGACATTGGTATTATCGCTATGAAACCAATGGGTGGTGGTGTTATTCCAAATCCAGCTTTATCTTTAAAATATGTTTTACAAAAAGAATTTGTTGTACCTGACCCCGGAATAGAAACCATTGAAGAATTAGAGGAAAATGTAAAAGTCGCTATGCATATAGAACCTTTAACCGAAGAAGAGAAAAGAGAAATAGAAAGAATTAGAAAAGAAATGGGAAAAGAATTTTGTAGAAGATGTAATTATTGTCAACCATGCCCACAAGAAATTCCAATTTGGGTTATACTCCATGCTGATTCTGCAATGAAAAGACTGCCTTATCAAACTCTGAAGTCTGGTTGGTTTTATGATGCATACCGAAAAGCCAAAAATTGTATAAAATGTGGAGTATGTATTACAAGGTGTCCATACAACTTACCAATACCTGATATGATTGAGAAAAAGCTTGAGATTATTCGAGTAACAATTGGCGATTAA
- a CDS encoding ABC transporter ATP-binding protein, whose translation MGYLIKLVKMARPYWKYLIIAAFSMLAITALNLLGPWLVRNLTGIITAAGKYPNARKTIINISLILVLSYILRIVFQFLNSYFSHYAAWHLVADVRTKVYEKLQSLSFGYFVDKQTGQLMSRVVNDTANFEVLIAHAVPDLFTNALIIFGVAVILFIINPVLAAISLIPIPFLVLSGTVFAKKILPNFREAQKALADLNADLQDNLSGIREIQIFNKQEKELLKIKEKIYRHIHALLSALKLSAVFHPTVSFLSSVGTVIVVSVGGLMALRGKVPVKDIVGFILYLSMFYQPVTALSQVIENVQQALAGAERVFEILQTESEIKEKENAQKLKNVKGKITFENVSFSYNPEIQVLKNISFEIQPGEMVAFVGPTGVGKTTIMYLLNRFYDPDSGVIKIDDIDIKDVTLKSLHDNISMVMQDVFLFNGTVAQNIAYGKENATMDEIIQAAKIACAHEFIQNLPQGYNTVIGERGVKLSGGQKQRLAIARAVLKNAPILILDEATSSVDTETENEIQKAINNLAGTRTILIIAHRLSTVKKADKIIVLKDGEIVETGTHDELFAKKGFYYHLCSVQLFDESNNLIRGNTL comes from the coding sequence ATGGGGTATTTGATTAAACTTGTCAAAATGGCAAGACCATACTGGAAATATCTTATTATTGCTGCTTTTTCCATGCTCGCAATCACAGCGCTAAACCTTCTTGGTCCGTGGCTTGTGAGAAATTTGACAGGAATAATTACAGCTGCCGGTAAATATCCAAACGCAAGAAAAACAATAATTAATATTTCTTTAATATTGGTTTTATCTTACATTTTAAGAATTGTATTTCAATTTTTAAACAGCTATTTTTCGCACTATGCAGCTTGGCATTTAGTTGCTGACGTCAGAACAAAGGTATATGAAAAACTTCAGAGCTTATCTTTTGGATATTTTGTCGACAAACAAACAGGTCAGCTTATGTCAAGAGTTGTAAACGATACTGCAAACTTTGAAGTTTTGATTGCACATGCTGTGCCAGACCTATTTACAAATGCTCTCATTATCTTTGGCGTTGCTGTTATCCTTTTTATTATAAACCCTGTTCTTGCGGCTATTTCTTTAATTCCAATACCATTTCTGGTTTTAAGCGGCACGGTCTTTGCCAAAAAGATTTTGCCAAATTTTAGAGAGGCTCAAAAAGCATTAGCAGATTTGAACGCTGACCTGCAAGATAATCTCTCAGGTATCCGTGAAATACAGATTTTTAACAAGCAGGAAAAAGAGCTTTTAAAAATAAAAGAAAAAATCTACAGGCACATTCACGCACTTTTGAGTGCACTTAAGCTTTCAGCAGTGTTTCATCCAACTGTAAGTTTTTTAAGCTCTGTCGGAACGGTGATAGTAGTTTCTGTTGGCGGACTTATGGCCTTGAGAGGAAAAGTGCCTGTCAAGGATATTGTAGGGTTTATTTTATATCTTAGCATGTTCTATCAACCAGTGACTGCATTATCACAGGTTATTGAAAACGTTCAGCAGGCATTAGCAGGTGCTGAAAGAGTTTTTGAAATTCTTCAAACAGAGTCTGAGATAAAAGAAAAAGAAAATGCGCAGAAACTTAAAAATGTTAAAGGAAAAATCACTTTTGAAAATGTCTCTTTTTCATATAATCCTGAAATTCAGGTTTTGAAAAATATTTCGTTTGAAATTCAGCCAGGAGAAATGGTTGCGTTTGTTGGTCCAACTGGAGTTGGAAAGACAACAATTATGTACCTTTTAAATCGCTTTTATGACCCAGACTCAGGTGTAATTAAAATTGACGATATAGATATAAAGGATGTCACTTTAAAATCATTACATGATAATATCAGTATGGTAATGCAGGATGTGTTTTTGTTCAACGGAACAGTGGCACAAAACATCGCATATGGAAAAGAAAATGCCACCATGGACGAGATAATTCAAGCAGCAAAAATTGCCTGTGCACATGAGTTTATTCAAAATTTGCCACAGGGCTATAACACAGTAATTGGCGAAAGAGGTGTAAAACTCTCTGGGGGCCAGAAGCAGCGCTTGGCAATTGCAAGAGCTGTTTTGAAAAATGCACCAATCTTAATTTTAGATGAAGCAACATCTTCTGTTGACACAGAAACTGAAAATGAAATTCAAAAAGCTATAAATAACCTTGCTGGCACAAGAACAATTTTAATCATTGCTCACAGGCTATCTACCGTGAAGAAGGCAGATAAAATTATAGTTTTGAAGGACGGTGAGATTGTCGAAACAGGAACACATGATGAACTGTTTGCTAAAAAGGGATTTTATTATCATCTATGCTCTGTGCAGTTGTTTGATGAAAGCAATAATTTGATAAGGGGGAATACATTATGA
- the cas6 gene encoding CRISPR-associated endoribonuclease Cas6: MRIKVDFESQKPIELPIHYNYFVQSMIYNTIDDKIYATFLHDKGYEVDLKNFKLFSFSRLEGPFEIVGNDSNKKIVFDKKVSLTISSPVEDFITKFSTGLFKKDQIFLKDNILYVTSASILKRPKFLSFHKIKMLSPMCAYKTIRNESSEYKQFFTPFEDEFYNLISQNLMKKCKLLIKDFEEKNFRFNLKPLKVEEKAHFKPMFFKKTPIKGWLGFYTIETDPRIMEVAYYCGLGSKNSQGFGLFEIIE; encoded by the coding sequence ATGCGAATAAAAGTAGACTTTGAATCACAAAAGCCAATAGAACTCCCTATTCATTACAACTACTTTGTCCAGTCAATGATATACAACACCATTGATGATAAAATATATGCTACATTTTTACATGATAAAGGATATGAGGTTGATTTGAAAAACTTTAAACTCTTTTCATTTTCTCGCTTAGAAGGACCATTTGAAATTGTAGGAAATGATTCAAACAAAAAAATAGTTTTTGACAAAAAGGTTTCACTTACAATCTCATCACCTGTTGAGGATTTTATTACAAAGTTTTCAACTGGACTTTTCAAAAAAGACCAGATTTTTCTAAAAGACAATATATTATATGTAACATCTGCAAGCATACTCAAAAGACCAAAATTTTTAAGTTTCCATAAAATAAAAATGTTATCTCCTATGTGTGCATATAAAACAATCAGAAACGAAAGTTCAGAGTACAAGCAATTTTTTACACCATTCGAGGATGAGTTTTATAACCTCATTTCTCAGAACCTGATGAAAAAATGCAAGCTGTTAATAAAAGACTTTGAGGAAAAAAACTTCAGATTTAATTTGAAACCATTAAAGGTGGAAGAAAAAGCACATTTTAAACCCATGTTTTTTAAAAAAACGCCCATAAAAGGCTGGCTTGGTTTTTATACAATTGAAACTGACCCAAGAATAATGGAAGTTGCATATTATTGTGGTCTTGGCTCAAAAAACTCTCAGGGGTTTGGACTTTTTGAAATTATTGAGTAA
- a CDS encoding alpha-galactosidase produces the protein MPITFNPQTNMFFIEAKNTSYVIKLFKGKFLCHVYWGKKTREFEWTDFDVTGGRAFGPTPDPNDKSYTFDTMLLEYPAYGNSDFRHPAYQVQQEDGSRITNLVYKAHRIYDGKPKLEGLPATYVESSDEAQTLEIDLYDDLIDLKVTLIYTAFRDYDAITRSVRFENLGKQKLKILRAMSTCVDFQEGDFELLHLWGAWARERYIERKEIIHGQQIIESSRGESSHQHNPFIALVRKDANEDYGDVYGFSLVYSGNFSAIVEKDQYNFVRVTMGINPFEFTWILEPHSSFQTPEVVMVYSDQGLGKMSRTYHKLYRKRLCRGVWRDRRRLVLINNWEATYFNFNEEKLLALAKEAKELGIELFVLDDGWFGKRDDDTSSLGDWFVDKRKLPNGLDGFGKKLNEMGLKFGLWFEPEMISPNSELYRKHPDWCLQVKGRTLTQCRNQYVLDITREDVRKEILRMMKEILKTAPIEYIKWDMNRPLTEAYSLALPPERQKEVFHRYVLGLYQMMEELVTEFPYILFEGCSGGGGRFDPGILYYMPQIWTSDDTDAIERLKIQFGTSIVYPASTMGAHVSIVPNHQVGRITPMKTRGVVALSGAFGYELDLTKLSPEDKEEIKRQIETYKEIWHIVFEGELFRLISPFEEDAAAWMFVTEDKREAVVFYVEVLKSPNKHPRRLKLKGLLPEKKYFIKELNTSKFGDELMNLGIFIPEMWGDFNSKMWTLKALD, from the coding sequence ATGCCAATAACCTTTAACCCACAAACAAATATGTTTTTCATAGAAGCAAAGAACACAAGCTATGTTATAAAGCTTTTCAAAGGTAAGTTTTTGTGTCATGTTTACTGGGGCAAAAAGACTAGGGAGTTTGAGTGGACAGATTTTGATGTGACAGGCGGCAGAGCGTTTGGTCCAACTCCCGACCCAAACGACAAATCTTATACATTTGATACAATGCTTTTAGAATACCCTGCGTATGGCAACTCAGATTTCAGACACCCTGCATATCAAGTTCAGCAAGAAGATGGTTCTCGTATAACAAACCTTGTTTATAAAGCTCACAGAATCTATGATGGGAAACCAAAACTTGAAGGTCTTCCTGCAACATATGTAGAGTCATCTGATGAGGCTCAAACACTGGAAATAGACCTTTATGATGATTTGATTGACTTAAAAGTCACATTGATATATACAGCTTTCAGAGATTATGATGCGATAACGAGAAGCGTAAGATTTGAGAACTTAGGAAAACAAAAACTCAAAATCCTTCGTGCGATGAGTACATGTGTTGACTTTCAAGAAGGAGATTTTGAACTTTTGCACCTGTGGGGGGCTTGGGCAAGAGAAAGGTATATTGAAAGAAAAGAGATTATTCATGGTCAGCAGATTATAGAAAGTTCAAGAGGTGAAAGTTCTCATCAGCACAATCCATTTATAGCTCTTGTTAGAAAAGATGCAAACGAAGATTACGGAGATGTGTATGGTTTTTCTCTTGTCTACAGTGGAAATTTTTCTGCAATTGTCGAAAAAGACCAGTACAATTTTGTAAGAGTTACTATGGGAATAAATCCATTTGAATTTACATGGATTTTAGAGCCGCATAGCAGTTTTCAGACACCTGAGGTTGTAATGGTGTATTCAGACCAAGGTTTGGGTAAGATGTCTCGCACGTACCATAAGCTTTACAGAAAAAGGCTTTGCAGAGGTGTTTGGAGAGATAGACGAAGACTTGTGCTTATCAATAACTGGGAAGCCACATATTTTAATTTCAATGAGGAAAAGCTTTTGGCTTTGGCAAAGGAAGCAAAAGAACTTGGCATTGAACTTTTTGTTCTTGACGATGGATGGTTTGGTAAAAGAGATGATGATACAAGCTCGCTTGGCGACTGGTTTGTTGATAAAAGAAAATTGCCCAATGGTTTAGATGGTTTTGGGAAAAAATTAAATGAGATGGGGCTCAAGTTTGGACTTTGGTTTGAGCCTGAGATGATCTCACCAAACAGTGAGCTTTACAGAAAGCATCCTGACTGGTGTTTGCAGGTTAAAGGTAGAACCCTTACCCAGTGCAGAAATCAATATGTGTTAGACATAACAAGAGAAGATGTAAGAAAAGAAATTCTAAGGATGATGAAAGAGATTTTGAAAACAGCTCCAATTGAATACATCAAGTGGGACATGAACAGACCTTTGACAGAGGCTTATTCTCTTGCTCTTCCACCAGAGAGGCAAAAAGAAGTCTTTCATAGATATGTCTTGGGGCTGTATCAAATGATGGAAGAACTTGTGACAGAATTTCCATATATTTTATTTGAAGGATGTTCTGGCGGTGGTGGAAGGTTTGATCCCGGAATTTTATATTACATGCCACAGATTTGGACAAGTGACGACACAGATGCGATAGAAAGGTTAAAGATTCAGTTTGGAACAAGCATAGTGTATCCTGCATCAACAATGGGTGCGCATGTGTCAATTGTGCCAAACCATCAGGTTGGAAGAATAACACCAATGAAAACAAGAGGAGTGGTTGCATTATCTGGTGCTTTTGGGTATGAGCTTGACCTGACCAAGCTTTCTCCAGAAGATAAGGAAGAGATTAAAAGGCAGATAGAAACTTACAAAGAGATTTGGCATATAGTATTTGAAGGAGAACTTTTCAGATTAATTTCTCCTTTTGAAGAAGATGCGGCTGCTTGGATGTTTGTAACTGAAGACAAAAGAGAAGCTGTTGTATTTTATGTTGAAGTTTTGAAATCTCCTAATAAACATCCAAGAAGGTTAAAATTGAAAGGTCTTTTGCCTGAGAAAAAGTATTTTATTAAAGAACTTAATACATCAAAATTTGGCGATGAACTTATGAATCTTGGAATTTTTATTCCTGAGATGTGGGGAGATTTTAATTCGAAGATGTGGACATTAAAAGCACTTGATTAG